In Ahaetulla prasina isolate Xishuangbanna chromosome 5, ASM2864084v1, whole genome shotgun sequence, the following are encoded in one genomic region:
- the LRRC18 gene encoding leucine-rich repeat-containing protein 18 encodes MAKGGAKPPKGKKVTLKVAKTCIKITFDGKRRLDLSKMGITTFPRCILKLEDIDELDLSRNMIKKIPEAIDKFQNLRWLDLHSNQIDKLPETIGNLQNLIFLNLSNNKLTARSLPMELNQLKNLRNLNIGLNHIDNLPTTLGALKELQEVGVFDNLLTLIPNSIAKLPKLKKLNAKRNPFPGPTEEEIFIDNIKRLETLYLVEEKDLCPPCLRKCQEERDKLNKLKNTVPAPLRKPNFSSLMTPNSLAKENQAEWR; translated from the coding sequence ATGGCCAAGGGAGGAGCAAAACCCCCCAAGGGGAAAAAGGTCACCTTGAAGGTTGCCAAGACCTGCATAAAGATCACCTTTGACGGGAAGCGCCGCCTTGACCTGAGCAAGATGGGCATCACGACGTTCCCCAGGTGCATCCTGAAATTGGAGGACATCGATGAGCTGGATCTCAGCAGAAACATGATTAAGAAAATCCCAGAGGCAATCGATAAATTCCAGAATCTGCGCTGGCTGGACTTGCATAGCAACCAGATCGATAAGCTGCCAGAAACCATAGGGAACCTACAGAACCTCATTTTCCTGAATCTCTCCAACAACAAGCTCACCGCCCGGAGCTTGCCCATGGAGCTCAACCAGCTCAAGAACCTGCGAAATCTTAATATCGGCCTCAACCACATCGACAACCTCCCAACCACCCTGGGAGCTTTGAAGGAGCTCCAGGAAGTTGGGGTGTTTGATAATCTGCTGACACTGATCCCGAACAGCATCGCAAAGCTCCCTAAACTGAAGAAGCTAAACGCCAAGAGGAACCCCTTTCCTGGACCCACTGAAGAGGAAATCTTTATTGATAACATCAAACGCCTTGAGACGCTCTATTTGGTAGAAGAGAAAGACCTTTGCCCTCCATGCTTGAGAAAATGTCAAGAAGAGAGGGACAAGCTCAACAAGCTGAAGAACACAGTGCCTGCCCCTCTCAGAAAGCCAAACTTTTCAAGCCTCATGACCCCCAACTCCCTGGCAAAGGAGAACCAAGCCGAGTGGAGGTGA
- the LOC131200245 gene encoding uncharacterized protein LOC131200245 — MAIQVLGNGLTFTMVVSCSHVITICDLSAGSFNKQSQLGKPDSLNDHVIHLTTAVKMIAREKVLCMFQLVGNPSGICRATLPIQPSRPKDCREWRPVSQQPLQRKREQNGHHKKSANSNQITIRSTNTKPEEQTYTMVTVDGQRIKMEIDTGSPITIVSWSMVQELLPQIKRNHLQTQYLQVRDFQGNRVPVDGIATVNVVYGQHKKKLPVTIVQGNLPSLMGWDWIHPLGIGLYGVLEIQADCQYMKDDLLHEFQDVFAGTLGN, encoded by the exons ATGGcaattcaggtacttggcaacgggcttacatttacaatggttgtgtcttgcagtcacgtgatcacaatttgtgaccTTTCAGCTGgctctttcaacaagcaaagtcaattggggaagccagattcacttaatgaccatgtgattcacttaacaactgcagtaaaaaTGATTGCAAGAGAAAAAGTGTTGTGTATGTTCCAATTGGTGGGGAATCCCAGCGGGATATGCAGGGCTACGCTGCCGattcaaccttcccgcccaaaagaCTGCAGAGAATGGCGGCCAGTTAGCCAGCAGCCATTACAGCGCAAGCGCGAACAAAATGGCCACCACAAAAAGAGCGCAAATTCAAACCAAATCACCATCCGCAGCACCAACACAAAACCAGAAGAACAAACATACACCATGGTCACCGTGGACGGACAGCGGATCAAGATGGAGATCGACACTGGATCACCCATCACAATCGTATCCTGGTCTATGGTTCAAGAATTGCTGCCGCAAATAAAGAGGAATCACCTACAAACACAATACCTGCAAGTACGCGACTTCCAAGGGAACAGAGTTCCCGTGGATGGCATCGCCACCGTAAATGTTGTTTACGGGCAACACAAAAAGAAGCTACCAGTCACCATTGTGCAAGGCAACCTCCCAAGCCTCATGGGCTGGGATTGGATCCATCCCCTAGGAATCGGTCTCTACGGAGTGCTCGAGATTCAAGCAGACTGCCAATACATGAAGGACGACCTACTTCACGAATTCCAAGACGTTTTCGCCGGAACTTTGGGCAA ctaa